From Phyllopteryx taeniolatus isolate TA_2022b chromosome 18, UOR_Ptae_1.2, whole genome shotgun sequence, the proteins below share one genomic window:
- the LOC133468003 gene encoding rho-associated protein kinase 2-like isoform X3 yields the protein MLGAESRLESRLNKLEVLMRNPESMLNLETLLDSINALAHDLDYPALRKNKNIETFLNRYEKAVSQLRELQVKLEDFEKVKVIGRGAYGEVQLVRHKASRKVYAMKKLNKFEMIKRSDSAFFWEERHIMAFSNSPWVIQLCCAFQDDRHLYMVMEFMPGGDVVTLIFNYDIPEKWARFYTAEVVLALDAIHSMGFIHRDVKPDNLLLDHHGHLKLADFGTCMKMDSTGMVRCDTAVGTPDYISPEVLQSQGGMGHYGRECDWWSVGVVMYELLVGETPFYAESLVGTYGKIMNHKNSLIFPDDVEMSQEAKDLICAFLTDREVRLGRTGVEEIKSHPFFKSDQWTFDNIRETVPPVVPELNSDIDTRNFDDIEDDKGAVETFPPPKAFVGNQLPFVGFTYFKEDQLLKPKENSPEEDSENEKEKLEERQQRSDNKKEQLQKKLNELEEQLDHEMQAKDELEHKFRNASNRLDKLVKDLDKEMNSRQRMEASLRQMERERALLQLQSTENQRKVEIETDRKRGLENELNNLRDQLEDLKKRNHNSQISNEKNIQLQKQLEEAAETLQVEQEAATRLKKSQAEMQKQAQSLELSLREVQEKCKQLEEGKMELERHLTTLRAELEAERRERIIKTDVIADLQGHTTSLEEEVKDVKSCLSIAETKKSQLQERLNNLEKEKSNQEIELTFKLKSLQHSLEQEEAEHKAAKAKLADENQIYQSIEVAKSAALKEMEHTLQEERILKQQVEAKLLQLKKDHSMLDCDYKQAQHKLDELHTQKEKVSEEVKNLSLRVEQEVHKRSLAQSDLKMEKQQVTVLHTSEKQLKQELNQLLEIKQVLDKQNQEMRREKQESESLLKDLKDQLEAEQFFTTLYKTQIRELKEECDERNTMYKEAQQRLEEYQEDRESLASQLEVSLTKADSEQLARSIVEEQYSDLEKEKIMKELEIKDIMARHKQELNDKEATISSLEESNRTLTVDVANLASEKEELNNQMKELQQQLKEGKDEEQNMSSLIVIFEKQLQTERTLKIQAVNKLAEVMNRREPTRGGHRGIDTEVHRKEKENRKLQLELRSEKDKLNSIIIKYQRELSEMQALIAEENQVRQELQMTLASKDSDIEQLRCQLTSLSVHSLDSTSISSGNDLDVGEGYPVRITHSHTSESMSFTYQRTHKSVRIDTRPELCSARSLFDSDSEDEEKEESEEEQGQRPLALTYQQPEPDLGDSRLEGWLSLPTKHTKRFGWDKKFVVVSSKKILFYNSELDREQANPFMILDIDKLFHVRPVTQTDVYRAEAVEIPRIFQILYANEGESKRDQEVVMENTPFGERPSHINHKGHEFILTLYHFPSSCEACTRPLWHVFKPPPALECRRCHTKCHKDHLDRKEEVIVPCKVNYDMSTAKELLLLSGSREEQQRWVSHLLKRVPRKHPQPAAPAHLPETPARSSPRVSPRPSPKGSPQISPHRGAMRVSSNRQQQPSGKAS from the exons GATTCCATAAATGCCTTGGCTCATGATTTGGACTATCCTGCTCTGCGGAAGAACAAGAACATCGaaacatttctcaaccgat ATGAAAAGGCGGTGAGCCAGCTGCGCGAGCTGCAGGTCAAGCTCGAAGACTTCGAGAAGGTGAAGGTGATCGGAAGAGGCGCTTATGGAGAAGTGCAGCTG GTGCGACACAAGGCCTCTCGGAAGGTTTATGCCATGAAGAAGCTAAACAAGTTCGAGATGATCAAGCGCTCCGACTCGGCTTTCTTCTGGGAGGAGAGGCACATCATGGCCTTCTCCAACAGCCCCTGGGTCATCCAG ttGTGCTGCGCCTTCCAAGATGACCGCCACCTCTACATGGTGATGGAGTTCATGCCGGGCGGCGACGTGGTCACACTCATCTTTAACTACGACATCCCAGAGAAGTGGGCTCGCTTCTAcacggccgaggtggtgctggcCTTGGACGCCATCCACTCCATGGGCTTCATCCACCGCGATGTCAAACCCGACAACCTGCTGCTCGACCACCACGGGCACCTTAAACTGGCCGACTTTGGCACGTGCATGAAGATGGACTCT ACAGGCATGGTGCGCTGTGACACTGCCGTAGGAACACCTGACTACATCTCCCCTGAGGTGCTTCAGTCTCAGGGAGGAATGGGTCACTATGGGCGGGAGTGCGACTGGTGGTCTGTCGGGGTCGTTATGTACGAGCTGTTAGTGG GTGAAACACCTTTCTATGCTGAATCCCTTGTGGGAACCTACGGAAAGATCATGAACCACAAGAATTCCCTCATCTTCCCGGATGATGTTGAGATGTCCCAGGAGGCCAAAGACCTCATCTGTGCCTTTCTAACTGACAG GGAGGTTCGTCTAGGCCGCACCGGAGTGGAGGAGATCAAAAGCCATCCTTTCTTCAAAAGCGACCAGTGGACCTTTGACAACATCCGAGAGA CTGTGCCTCCCGTCGTACCTGAACTGAACAGCGACATTGACACCAGAAACTTTGATGACATCGAGGATGATAAAGGAGCCGTTGAGACCTTCCCACCACCCAAAGCCTTTGTGGGCAACCAGCTTCCATTTGTCGGCTTCACCTACTTTAAGGAAGACCA GCTGCTGAAGCCAAAGGAAAACAGCCCAGAGGAAGATTCTGAGAACGAAAAGGAAAAATTAGAGGAAAGGCAACAGCGCTCTGACAACAAGAAAGAA CAACTGCAGAAAAAACTGAATGAACTGGAGGAGCAGCTCGACCATGAAATGCAGGCAAAAGACGAGCTGGAGCACAAGTTCCG AAATGCCTCTAACCGCTTAGACAAGTTGGTCAAGGATTTAGACAAGGAG ATGAATAGCAGACAGCGTATGGAGGCCTCGCTGAGGCAGATGGAGCGCGAGCGAGCGTTGCTGCAGCTCCAGAGTACCGAGAACCAGCGCAAAGTAGAGATTGAGACGGACAGGAAGCGTGGCTTGGAGAATGAAT TGAACAACTTGAGGGACCAGTTAGAAGATCTGAAGAAGAGGAACCACAATTCACAGATTTCCAATGAAAAGAACATCCAGCTGCAGAAACAA CTCGAGGAGGCGGCCGAGACACTTCAGGTGGAGCAGGAGGCTGCCACGAGGCTAAAGAAGAGCCAGGCGGAGATGCAGAAACAGGCCCAGAGCCTGGAGTTGAGCCTCAGGGAGGTGCAGGAGAAGTGCAAGCAGCTGGAGGAGGGCAAGATGGAGTTGGAGAGGCATTTGACGACACTGCGGGCTGAGTTGGAGGCGGAGAGGAGGGAGCGCATTATCAAGACGGACGTTATCGCCGACTTACAGG GACATACAACTAGCCTGGAAGAGGAGGTGAAAGACGTGAAGTCATGTCTCTCCATCGCCGAGACCAAAAAGAGCCAACTGCAGGAGAGGCTCAATAACCTTGAGAAG GAAAAGAGCAACCAAGAGATCGAGTTGACGTTCAAGTTGAAGTCGCTCCAGCACAGTCTGGAGCAGGAGGAGGCCGAACACAAAGCTGCCAAGGCCAAGCTGGCGGATGAAAACCAAATTTACCAGTCCATTGAGGTGGCAAAATCTGCGGCTCTAAAAG AGATGGAGCACACCCTTCAGGAGGAGCGCATTCTGAAGCAGCAGGTGGAAGCCAAGCTGCTGCAGCTGAAGAAAGATCACTCCATGCTGGACTGCGATTACAAACAGGCTCAACACAAACTGGACGAGCTGCACACGCAAAAGGAGAAAGTTTCTGAAGAG GTAAAGAACCTGAGCCTACGTGTGGAGCAGGAGGTCCACAAGCGCAGTCTTGCCCAGAGTGACCTGAAGATGGAGAAACAGCAGGTGACCGTCCTGCACACCTCAGAAAAGCAGCTCAAACAGGAGCTCAACCAACTGCTGGAGATTAAACAGGTCCTTGATAAACAGAACCAGGAGATGCGCAG GGAGAAGCAGGAGTCGGAAAGCCTGCTGAAAGATTTAAAGGACCAGCTGGAGGCGGAGCAATTCTTCACG ACCCTTTACAAGACGCAGATCCGTGAGTTGAAGGAGGAGTGTGATgagaggaacaccatgtataaAGAGGCTCAACAACGTCTGGAAGAGTACCAGGAGGACAG GGAATCACTCGCTTCCCAGCTGGAAGTCAGCCTGACCAAAGCAGACTCGGAGCAGTTGGCACGCTCCATCGTCGAGGAGCAGTATTCTGATCTGGAGAAGGAGAAGATCATGAAGGAGCTGGAGATCAAAGACATAATGGCGAGACACAAACAGGAGCTCAACGACAAGGAGGCCACCATCAGCTCG CTGGAGGAGTCCAATCGCACCCTGACTGTGGATGTGGCCAACCTAGCCAGCGAGAAGGAGGAACTCAACAACCAGATGAAAGAACTGCAGCAAC AGCTCAAGGAAGGAAAGGATGAGGAACAGAACATGAGCTCTCTCATAGTGATCTTTGAAAAGCAGTTGCAGACTGAAAGGACACTAAAAAttcag GCCGTCAACAAGCTCGCCGAGGTGATGAACCGGAGGGAGCCCACGAGGGGAGGCCACCGAGGCATCGACACGGAGGTGCAcaggaaggagaaggagaacaGGAAGCTGCAGCTGGAGCTGAGGTCCGAGAAGGACAAACTCAACAGCATCATCATCAAATACCAGCGAGAGCTGTCGGAAATGCAGGCG CTCATTGCAGAAGAGAACCAAGTGCGTCAGGAGCTTCAAATGACATTGGCCAGCAAGGACAGCGATATCGAGCAACTGCGTTGCCAGCTCACCTCCCTCAGCGTTCACTCTCTGGACTCCACCAGCATCAGCAGCGGCAACGACCTGGACGTGGGCGAAGGCTACCCAG TGCGcattacacactcacacacctcCGAATCAATGTCCTTCACCTACCAGCGTACACACAAATCAGTGCGCATCGACACCCGGCCCGAGCTCTGTTCGGCCCGCTCTCTCTTTGACTCTGACTCTGaggatgaagaaaaagaagaaagtgaGGAGGAGCAGGGTCAGCGCCCACTGGCTCTCACCTACCAACAGCCTGAGCCTGACCTTGGAG aCTCCAGACTTGAGGGCTGGCTTTCACTCCCTACCAAGCACACAAAACGGTTTGGCTGGGACAAAAAG TTTGTGGTGGTTAGCAGTAAAAAGATTCTGTTCTACAACAGCGAGCTGGACCGAGAACAGGCCAACCCTTTCATGATCCTGGACATAGA CAAGCTCTTTCATGTCCGACCTGTCACTCAGACTGATGTGTACCGTGCAGAAGCCGTAGAAATTCCCCGGATATTTCAG atCCTGTACGCCAACGAGGGCGAGAGCAAACGTGATCAGGAGGTCGTCATGGAGAACACGCCCTTCGGCGAGCGCCCCTCCCACATCAACCACAAGGGCCACGAGTTTATCCTCACCCTCTATCACTTTCCGTCCAGCTGCGAGGCGTGCACTCGGCCGCTGTGGCACGTGTTTAAGCCGCCGCCGGCCCTCGAGTGCCGCCGCTGCCACACCAAGTGCCACAAAGACCACCTGGACAGGAAGGAGGAGGTCATTGTGCCCTGCAAGG TAAACTATGACATGTCCACCGCCAAAGAGCTGCTTTTGCTGAGC
- the LOC133468003 gene encoding rho-associated protein kinase 2-like isoform X1: MLGAESRLESRLNKLEVLMRNPESMLNLETLLDSINALAHDLDYPALRKNKNIETFLNRYEKAVSQLRELQVKLEDFEKVKVIGRGAYGEVQLVRHKASRKVYAMKKLNKFEMIKRSDSAFFWEERHIMAFSNSPWVIQLCCAFQDDRHLYMVMEFMPGGDVVTLIFNYDIPEKWARFYTAEVVLALDAIHSMGFIHRDVKPDNLLLDHHGHLKLADFGTCMKMDSTGMVRCDTAVGTPDYISPEVLQSQGGMGHYGRECDWWSVGVVMYELLVGETPFYAESLVGTYGKIMNHKNSLIFPDDVEMSQEAKDLICAFLTDREVRLGRTGVEEIKSHPFFKSDQWTFDNIRETVPPVVPELNSDIDTRNFDDIEDDKGAVETFPPPKAFVGNQLPFVGFTYFKEDQLLKPKENSPEEDSENEKEKLEERQQRSDNKKEQLQKKLNELEEQLDHEMQAKDELEHKFRNASNRLDKLVKDLDKEMNSRQRMEASLRQMERERALLQLQSTENQRKVEIETDRKRGLENELNNLRDQLEDLKKRNHNSQISNEKNIQLQKQLEEAAETLQVEQEAATRLKKSQAEMQKQAQSLELSLREVQEKCKQLEEGKMELERHLTTLRAELEAERRERIIKTDVIADLQGHTTSLEEEVKDVKSCLSIAETKKSQLQERLNNLEKEKSNQEIELTFKLKSLQHSLEQEEAEHKAAKAKLADENQIYQSIEVAKSAALKEMEHTLQEERILKQQVEAKLLQLKKDHSMLDCDYKQAQHKLDELHTQKEKVSEEVKNLSLRVEQEVHKRSLAQSDLKMEKQQVTVLHTSEKQLKQELNQLLEIKQVLDKQNQEMRREKQESESLLKDLKDQLEAEQFFTTLYKTQIRELKEECDERNTMYKEAQQRLEEYQEDRESLASQLEVSLTKADSEQLARSIVEEQYSDLEKEKIMKELEIKDIMARHKQELNDKEATISSLEESNRTLTVDVANLASEKEELNNQMKELQQQLKEGKDEEQNMSSLIVIFEKQLQTERTLKIQAVNKLAEVMNRREPTRGGHRGIDTEVHRKEKENRKLQLELRSEKDKLNSIIIKYQRELSEMQALIAEENQVRQELQMTLASKDSDIEQLRCQLTSLSVHSLDSTSISSGNDLDVGEGYPVRITHSHTSESMSFTYQRTHKSVRIDTRPELCSARSLFDSDSEDEEKEESEEEQGQRPLALTYQQPEPDLGDSRLEGWLSLPTKHTKRFGWDKKFVVVSSKKILFYNSELDREQANPFMILDIDKLFHVRPVTQTDVYRAEAVEIPRIFQILYANEGESKRDQEVVMENTPFGERPSHINHKGHEFILTLYHFPSSCEACTRPLWHVFKPPPALECRRCHTKCHKDHLDRKEEVIVPCKVNYDMSTAKELLLLSGSREEQQRWVSHLLKRVPRKHPQPAAPAHLPETPARSSPRVSPRPSPKGSPQISPHRGAMRVSSNRQQQPSGKARLLDFGLKDWRWSLDDTDSDDDMFF; this comes from the exons GATTCCATAAATGCCTTGGCTCATGATTTGGACTATCCTGCTCTGCGGAAGAACAAGAACATCGaaacatttctcaaccgat ATGAAAAGGCGGTGAGCCAGCTGCGCGAGCTGCAGGTCAAGCTCGAAGACTTCGAGAAGGTGAAGGTGATCGGAAGAGGCGCTTATGGAGAAGTGCAGCTG GTGCGACACAAGGCCTCTCGGAAGGTTTATGCCATGAAGAAGCTAAACAAGTTCGAGATGATCAAGCGCTCCGACTCGGCTTTCTTCTGGGAGGAGAGGCACATCATGGCCTTCTCCAACAGCCCCTGGGTCATCCAG ttGTGCTGCGCCTTCCAAGATGACCGCCACCTCTACATGGTGATGGAGTTCATGCCGGGCGGCGACGTGGTCACACTCATCTTTAACTACGACATCCCAGAGAAGTGGGCTCGCTTCTAcacggccgaggtggtgctggcCTTGGACGCCATCCACTCCATGGGCTTCATCCACCGCGATGTCAAACCCGACAACCTGCTGCTCGACCACCACGGGCACCTTAAACTGGCCGACTTTGGCACGTGCATGAAGATGGACTCT ACAGGCATGGTGCGCTGTGACACTGCCGTAGGAACACCTGACTACATCTCCCCTGAGGTGCTTCAGTCTCAGGGAGGAATGGGTCACTATGGGCGGGAGTGCGACTGGTGGTCTGTCGGGGTCGTTATGTACGAGCTGTTAGTGG GTGAAACACCTTTCTATGCTGAATCCCTTGTGGGAACCTACGGAAAGATCATGAACCACAAGAATTCCCTCATCTTCCCGGATGATGTTGAGATGTCCCAGGAGGCCAAAGACCTCATCTGTGCCTTTCTAACTGACAG GGAGGTTCGTCTAGGCCGCACCGGAGTGGAGGAGATCAAAAGCCATCCTTTCTTCAAAAGCGACCAGTGGACCTTTGACAACATCCGAGAGA CTGTGCCTCCCGTCGTACCTGAACTGAACAGCGACATTGACACCAGAAACTTTGATGACATCGAGGATGATAAAGGAGCCGTTGAGACCTTCCCACCACCCAAAGCCTTTGTGGGCAACCAGCTTCCATTTGTCGGCTTCACCTACTTTAAGGAAGACCA GCTGCTGAAGCCAAAGGAAAACAGCCCAGAGGAAGATTCTGAGAACGAAAAGGAAAAATTAGAGGAAAGGCAACAGCGCTCTGACAACAAGAAAGAA CAACTGCAGAAAAAACTGAATGAACTGGAGGAGCAGCTCGACCATGAAATGCAGGCAAAAGACGAGCTGGAGCACAAGTTCCG AAATGCCTCTAACCGCTTAGACAAGTTGGTCAAGGATTTAGACAAGGAG ATGAATAGCAGACAGCGTATGGAGGCCTCGCTGAGGCAGATGGAGCGCGAGCGAGCGTTGCTGCAGCTCCAGAGTACCGAGAACCAGCGCAAAGTAGAGATTGAGACGGACAGGAAGCGTGGCTTGGAGAATGAAT TGAACAACTTGAGGGACCAGTTAGAAGATCTGAAGAAGAGGAACCACAATTCACAGATTTCCAATGAAAAGAACATCCAGCTGCAGAAACAA CTCGAGGAGGCGGCCGAGACACTTCAGGTGGAGCAGGAGGCTGCCACGAGGCTAAAGAAGAGCCAGGCGGAGATGCAGAAACAGGCCCAGAGCCTGGAGTTGAGCCTCAGGGAGGTGCAGGAGAAGTGCAAGCAGCTGGAGGAGGGCAAGATGGAGTTGGAGAGGCATTTGACGACACTGCGGGCTGAGTTGGAGGCGGAGAGGAGGGAGCGCATTATCAAGACGGACGTTATCGCCGACTTACAGG GACATACAACTAGCCTGGAAGAGGAGGTGAAAGACGTGAAGTCATGTCTCTCCATCGCCGAGACCAAAAAGAGCCAACTGCAGGAGAGGCTCAATAACCTTGAGAAG GAAAAGAGCAACCAAGAGATCGAGTTGACGTTCAAGTTGAAGTCGCTCCAGCACAGTCTGGAGCAGGAGGAGGCCGAACACAAAGCTGCCAAGGCCAAGCTGGCGGATGAAAACCAAATTTACCAGTCCATTGAGGTGGCAAAATCTGCGGCTCTAAAAG AGATGGAGCACACCCTTCAGGAGGAGCGCATTCTGAAGCAGCAGGTGGAAGCCAAGCTGCTGCAGCTGAAGAAAGATCACTCCATGCTGGACTGCGATTACAAACAGGCTCAACACAAACTGGACGAGCTGCACACGCAAAAGGAGAAAGTTTCTGAAGAG GTAAAGAACCTGAGCCTACGTGTGGAGCAGGAGGTCCACAAGCGCAGTCTTGCCCAGAGTGACCTGAAGATGGAGAAACAGCAGGTGACCGTCCTGCACACCTCAGAAAAGCAGCTCAAACAGGAGCTCAACCAACTGCTGGAGATTAAACAGGTCCTTGATAAACAGAACCAGGAGATGCGCAG GGAGAAGCAGGAGTCGGAAAGCCTGCTGAAAGATTTAAAGGACCAGCTGGAGGCGGAGCAATTCTTCACG ACCCTTTACAAGACGCAGATCCGTGAGTTGAAGGAGGAGTGTGATgagaggaacaccatgtataaAGAGGCTCAACAACGTCTGGAAGAGTACCAGGAGGACAG GGAATCACTCGCTTCCCAGCTGGAAGTCAGCCTGACCAAAGCAGACTCGGAGCAGTTGGCACGCTCCATCGTCGAGGAGCAGTATTCTGATCTGGAGAAGGAGAAGATCATGAAGGAGCTGGAGATCAAAGACATAATGGCGAGACACAAACAGGAGCTCAACGACAAGGAGGCCACCATCAGCTCG CTGGAGGAGTCCAATCGCACCCTGACTGTGGATGTGGCCAACCTAGCCAGCGAGAAGGAGGAACTCAACAACCAGATGAAAGAACTGCAGCAAC AGCTCAAGGAAGGAAAGGATGAGGAACAGAACATGAGCTCTCTCATAGTGATCTTTGAAAAGCAGTTGCAGACTGAAAGGACACTAAAAAttcag GCCGTCAACAAGCTCGCCGAGGTGATGAACCGGAGGGAGCCCACGAGGGGAGGCCACCGAGGCATCGACACGGAGGTGCAcaggaaggagaaggagaacaGGAAGCTGCAGCTGGAGCTGAGGTCCGAGAAGGACAAACTCAACAGCATCATCATCAAATACCAGCGAGAGCTGTCGGAAATGCAGGCG CTCATTGCAGAAGAGAACCAAGTGCGTCAGGAGCTTCAAATGACATTGGCCAGCAAGGACAGCGATATCGAGCAACTGCGTTGCCAGCTCACCTCCCTCAGCGTTCACTCTCTGGACTCCACCAGCATCAGCAGCGGCAACGACCTGGACGTGGGCGAAGGCTACCCAG TGCGcattacacactcacacacctcCGAATCAATGTCCTTCACCTACCAGCGTACACACAAATCAGTGCGCATCGACACCCGGCCCGAGCTCTGTTCGGCCCGCTCTCTCTTTGACTCTGACTCTGaggatgaagaaaaagaagaaagtgaGGAGGAGCAGGGTCAGCGCCCACTGGCTCTCACCTACCAACAGCCTGAGCCTGACCTTGGAG aCTCCAGACTTGAGGGCTGGCTTTCACTCCCTACCAAGCACACAAAACGGTTTGGCTGGGACAAAAAG TTTGTGGTGGTTAGCAGTAAAAAGATTCTGTTCTACAACAGCGAGCTGGACCGAGAACAGGCCAACCCTTTCATGATCCTGGACATAGA CAAGCTCTTTCATGTCCGACCTGTCACTCAGACTGATGTGTACCGTGCAGAAGCCGTAGAAATTCCCCGGATATTTCAG atCCTGTACGCCAACGAGGGCGAGAGCAAACGTGATCAGGAGGTCGTCATGGAGAACACGCCCTTCGGCGAGCGCCCCTCCCACATCAACCACAAGGGCCACGAGTTTATCCTCACCCTCTATCACTTTCCGTCCAGCTGCGAGGCGTGCACTCGGCCGCTGTGGCACGTGTTTAAGCCGCCGCCGGCCCTCGAGTGCCGCCGCTGCCACACCAAGTGCCACAAAGACCACCTGGACAGGAAGGAGGAGGTCATTGTGCCCTGCAAGG TAAACTATGACATGTCCACCGCCAAAGAGCTGCTTTTGCTGAGC